The bacterium genomic sequence CTTAATGAATCTTTTAGATCTTCTAGGCTCATACCATATCCATCATCCGTGATGGTAACGGTTGAGTCCATAAATCTATAATTAAAGTCTACACTAATGTTGCGAGCCTTTCCGGATATACTATTGTCTATCAAATCAGCGATTGCCGCTTCCAATGTATACCCTGAATGACTGATTGTTTCCATCAAATTAGGCGATGGTGCTATCTCGAATGTGTTCATAATATATCACTCTCACAATACTCCAAGTACTTTAAATAATTGTTATAAGCTGCCGATAAAATGTGGTGCCATTTCAAATTAAGTAATACCAAATCCAAATTGGATTCGAATTTTTCAATGAGGGCCTTAAATTCACTCGGTTTATTTATAGACAAAAAATCACAGGTTATAACCGCCCCATATTTTTGTTCAATTAAATCCTTCATTTTTTCTAGTGATCGTATGTACTTCTCGGCTGTAACAATCTTTTTGCCTTTTACGTTTATGATATAATCTTGAAAACTCAATATATCCCCTCCGAGTGATCGATTAATATAATTAACATTATAATTTTTTAAGTAATGTGATCATGCTATTTATCTTATTTTAACATAAAAAAGCGATTATAAACCGATTTCAAATTCACGATCGTTTGTATTATATAAAGAAGTATTCGTATTTAAAGAAAAAAACCAAGATCATCGCTCTTGGTTTTAGTTACAAACCAGCATTATCTTAATATCGATATTCCATTAGGTACAAAATAACAATCATCAAAGAACATAGTCATGCATTTCATTCTAATCTTGTAACAATGAATAGTGTTTGTGGATCTCTATCGTTAATAACCACAATATTTTCTCCAAAGTTAAGAAAATGAAGGTTTTGGTCTACCATCTCACTCACCATAGGAACAACTCCTGAAAAATCGAAATCCTCAGAAAAGAGCAGTATGGCTCCATACGATTCGCCACCCACAGATGTATATGCTAAAAAAGAATAATAACTGTCAATTACGAAAGAAAACCTACTTATCATTGCATCATGTATGTAAAATTCATTTTCGAAAATGATTTCATATGAAGCACTGATTTTTCGAAAATAGATGGTATTATAATCTCCAACACCAATCATTACTATCGAATTATCTTCAAGGATATCAAGTTGTGCTGTCTCCACATACCCTGGAATCTCAAATGTTGTACTATAGATGATACCACTTTCGTCGTAAACATGAATCAATTCATCACGACAAATGCTATTGACACAACTTCCTAAATTTTGAAATGTACCAGTAATAATAAATTCTTCATCACGATATTCGATTTTGTCATAACTGCATCCAGGATAATCATCGCAATAGTATTGTGCGATTTTTTGATACGAGGTATCGAACAATGCAAAGCTGGATTTCTCGTAAGATTCTCCCTCTCCAATGATCCCTATTTTTCCACTTTCGTTAACGGTAAACGCTCTGGGAATTCGCATACCAACATTATCTAAAACATTTACAGTATATGAGCTAAAGTCAGGAACAAACTCAATAACAGTACCTGGTAAATAAGTGTTACTGTCTGCATTTAGCGGAATTTGATAAGCTAGTAAAAGAATCCTACCATCGTATAAAACCAATGAATCAACGTATCCATATGAATAATCTTCTATGATAAAATGTTGAATTTGGATCAACTCATTATTATCTAGCTTGTATATATCAATAATTTGAGACGTGTTAGTACTATTAAAATCTTTCTCCATATAAATATAATAGACTTGATCATTCAAAATAAAGACTGGAAGAATATATGGAGGATAATAGTCAACCAATTCAAAACTATTAGAAAACTCATATTCAGTATCAAACGAATTTTCTGTGATAAGCCCCATAAACTCATAATACATTGCATAGTATCCAAGTTCACCATTTACTGTGATGTCATACAATGAATTCCCTTTGAACAGGTCTTTTGAAGCTTCAAAAGGTATTGATACATCGAGTTCTGAAAGGTTGTTGTTCATAAATGCTCCACGATGAAAATACATTGAATTATTATCAGGATTGGTTGGAATTATAAGTGTTGAAATATTGTTATTACTGAACGCATATCCACCAATGCTGAACAATGTATCTGATAAAGCAATACTGTTTATCCCAAGATTATTAAAAGCATAGTACCCAATGTCAGTCACTCTTATATCACCGATACCAGGTACAGGAATGTTTCTGGGAATCACCACATCCAGTCCATAAATAGGATCATAGTTAACAATAGTACTATATTCCCAAGCAAATGTAAATCCTTCGAATTCAATTAGTTGAACTGAAGTGTTTGCTAATGAAAACCCAATACGATTGTAAGTATTGAAGACATCGGTTCCTGTAAAATTGATTGTATTAAGAGGATTCCCTTCAAAAGGTAAATACCCAATCTCATACAAATCTGAAAATTCAAGTGTTTTAATTAAGTTGTTTGCGAAGCTATTAGACCCCAGAAACTGAAGTGTTGCTGGTAAAGTAAGGTTTGAAATCTTATTCCCATAAAATGCATTATCTTCAATTCTTAGAATAGAGTCTGGAATAACAACACTCGTAATTCCTAATTCCATAAAAGCGCCTTCACATATGGTTGTAATGTCTATTTCTTTTACGGTTGTGGGTATTTCGACTTTATCACCATAAGAAATATCATATCCTATAATAGCATGTTGTTCTTCATCAATAATAAATGCATCTTCAATGTCTTTTTCACCACATCCGGCTATAATTAACGATAATAGAAAAACTAAAAAAATAAAAGCGTTTATCTTCATCATGTTTCCCCTCCTATTTTCCGAATATTTATGAACACATTGTAACATTATAGTGTTTGTTTATCAATAACTTTTCTATAAAAGGTGTTTATCGAAATCACATTTTGTCGTTTTTTCTGAGAACTGAATTCCATTGATTAATATTAGTTCAAGTTCTACAATTCCATGGTATATATCTAAATCAAAATTTTTGGGATCTTCTATAAATATTCCTGGATGAGTTGGATTTAAATTTTAATATTAATGTCTTGATGAATCGAACGAG encodes the following:
- a CDS encoding leucine-rich repeat protein — translated: MMKINAFIFLVFLLSLIIAGCGEKDIEDAFIIDEEQHAIIGYDISYGDKVEIPTTVKEIDITTICEGAFMELGITSVVIPDSILRIEDNAFYGNKISNLTLPATLQFLGSNSFANNLIKTLEFSDLYEIGYLPFEGNPLNTINFTGTDVFNTYNRIGFSLANTSVQLIEFEGFTFAWEYSTIVNYDPIYGLDVVIPRNIPVPGIGDIRVTDIGYYAFNNLGINSIALSDTLFSIGGYAFSNNNISTLIIPTNPDNNSMYFHRGAFMNNNLSELDVSIPFEASKDLFKGNSLYDITVNGELGYYAMYYEFMGLITENSFDTEYEFSNSFELVDYYPPYILPVFILNDQVYYIYMEKDFNSTNTSQIIDIYKLDNNELIQIQHFIIEDYSYGYVDSLVLYDGRILLLAYQIPLNADSNTYLPGTVIEFVPDFSSYTVNVLDNVGMRIPRAFTVNESGKIGIIGEGESYEKSSFALFDTSYQKIAQYYCDDYPGCSYDKIEYRDEEFIITGTFQNLGSCVNSICRDELIHVYDESGIIYSTTFEIPGYVETAQLDILEDNSIVMIGVGDYNTIYFRKISASYEIIFENEFYIHDAMISRFSFVIDSYYSFLAYTSVGGESYGAILLFSEDFDFSGVVPMVSEMVDQNLHFLNFGENIVVINDRDPQTLFIVTRLE